The window gagtcagacacttaattgactggaccacccaggagccccaaagtTGTTGAAAGGTTTTAAGCAGTACAGAATTATGATCAGATTAAAAGATGACTCTTGCTCAAGGTAAAGACTGGACAGAATAGACAGAGGAAATGTGggaaagccaaggagaaaggcaaTAAAAACATCTCAACACCTACAACAGATCCACGAGCATGTGGGAGCAGAACATGGGTCATAGTCAAGCATCATCCTGAGAGTAGGAAAGGGGCAGAACACCAATGGCAAAAGTGAcaccttaacccactgagtctgAAAGGTGattcctgggactcctgggtggctcagaggttgagccgctacctttggcccagggcgtgattctggagtcccaggatcgagtctcgcatcgggctccctgcatggagcctgcttctccctctgcctgtgtctgcctctctatgtctcaaataaataaataaataaataaataaataaataaataaataaataaaattaaaaaaaaaaaaaaaaagaaagaaaggtgattCCTACCTTGATGGGGAAGAGGATGGGAAACCATGAGAACATCCCAGGAGAGTGAGTTTCTGGACGGATACCtgtgtgaaaaaaataatgaaaaaaactgagGTCTCTGTGACTCTTCTTTTTGCCTGGATTGAGGGGAGTGTCTTCTGTGAACAGAGAAACAAGTAACCTAAGATCCACATTCACTGATTCCTAGGCTCCCTGTGACTCTAAATGAAACATCTACATAAGTTGCCCAGATAACATACTCATAGCGTGCCATCCTCGGCCCCAGATACTCACTTAGGGTGATGTCCTGATAAAGCACAGTCTCAAAGTAGCCTGCAAAGCCATGTAGCACTGTATTCACCTCCACGGGAAACTCCAAGGTGCAGTAGCGGTTGTTGTCAATCATAGGATCTGTTAGGGAGGAGTTGCGTGGATGACAAGGGACTAGAAGCTCTAGACAACTTGGTAAAGCAAGAACAAGAACTAGCAAGGGCAGCTTAGAGAGAGTAGACCCAGGATCGCAAAAGAAGAAACCACAAAGTAAGCTTTCAGCCATCCAGTCAAGAGGACAGCCACACAGGAACCCACCTCTATTGGGATGGCTGAAGGTGAAACAGGGCTGGGGCGCAGACAACTGGTGGAAGTTGTGCAGCCGCACCACATAAGGCATCTCGAACTGGGCCTGTCCCAAGAGACCGAGCAAGAGCTGAAGCAGATAGGCAAGACATCTACTCCCCCAGGTAAAGAAGCCTGGGCGTCCAGGACacagaaaaggataaaaaaaaaaaaaaaaattaaaaaaaaaaaattaaaaaaataaaaagaaaaggataaaaatattttcacttcagTCACTTTCCCACATCCCCATCTCTTCCTTCACCTCTTCATTTTCTCCAGTGGAAGCAAACAGTTGATgctaatataggaaaaaaaaaaaagaaaaaaaaagaggactaaaaagaaaagagctctGCAGAAGACAGTGGCTTTTTACCTCAGGGTCTCGGTCCTTTTCTCGACAGGCTCTGACCTCATTGTATAACttggaggaggagatgggagcCAGAAAGGAGGTGTACTCCCCAGGGATGCTCACACCATCATCTGCAGAGCAGGAGGATCATATAAGTTCCGAAGGGATGAAAATGGTATGTCTAACTGAAGGTTTAAAGCTCCCACATCAAATAGAcccaggcaggggcacctggctagctaaGTTACTAAGCTGGTGAaatgtacaactcttgatctcagggtcgtacgttcaagccccatgttgggcatgaagcctacttaaaataaaaactgaaaacaaaacaaaacaaaacaacccccaaaacagacccaggtggctcaatgttGTCACATTCCCAGGCCAACCTCCTTCCAACCCCTGTCATGGGAGATTCTACTTCTAGGTTAACCTACAGAGACACACAagattaaaactggaaaaaacccTAAGATATTCTGAACTAATGGTTCTTCTGTGGGGTCTTAGAACTCTTAGAGATCTGGATGAAAGCTAAGCCCAAGGTATGTATCATGTCAGTATAGGGAGTCCACAGATCTCAGACTAAGAATCTCTAATCTAGTCCACTCCTCTCATTTTTACAGATATAAAATTTTACAGAATGCTGAGGTTCAGAAAGATGATTGCATTTGCTAAAGGCACTGACCCAAGTCCCACCCACCTTCCCCTAAACTTTGCAACCTCCTCCAAGGCTGCTATAcccgcacccccacccaccacagcCTTCCTAGCTGATAATCCATTCCCCTTAAGCTGGTACATCCCAGCCTGGAGGCACCTTTTAGGAAGTGTTGGGCTCCATCCAGGCACTCAGGTGACAGTTCATTGTCAGCGAAGGAGCCTAGAAGCTCACTGACGATGATGTCTGCCTTCTCTGGAGCCACCCATTCCCGCATGTCCGATGAGACTACTGTCACCTGGCTTCCCCATTCTTCAAATTGCCAGTTCTCTAGCCTAAAATAAAGATGATGCAAGTGAggacactaataaaaaaaaaactggcactGTAGATAAACTTCCCAATAAGGAGGTTGCTACTCACGTCACCACAGCATTTGGATTCTTCTCCACAGCATACAGCTTTATCCGCCGGTCAGCCTGCTTGGCTGCCCGCAGGGAAGCGTTCACCAGGGGACCCCGGCCTGCTCCCAGCACCATTAGCACCctaagagagaaaggggaagggtcAAGCTGACTTGGCAGATAAAGAAGTCATCATGCATATCTCTGGGAAGAGCACTCACTGGATATTGGTATCCTTCTCCTCATCTGGCACTCGATCTAACAGACATTTATAGATggcctggggagggaaggagaaaagaccTTGTGGCTCCAATCCCACCTTCACCAAGGTCTTCCTGGCCCTGTACTTGACCTAGACCCACATTATACCTGCTGATATTGAGAATATTTGATAGGGTCCTTTTCAAACACTTCATAAGTCTGAGATTCCAGATTGTCCATCAGTGGCtgatgaagaagaggaaaaaggcaaAGTTAGCCAGCCAGTTTCTGGCAGGGGCAAAGCACCAGCATACCAAAAACTTTCCCACTGCCTCCTGAGCTTTGATAGGATGGTAGGGCACCTACTTCCAAAGCCATTTCCCCTACAGCTCCCTCTCGCTGCACTGTAGACCGACCTGGAGTGGAGACTGCAGATAGTCTTCATAGCCCTTGGCAAAGAGTTCATAGGCATTGGGTGGAGGGCGGTTCTGGCTCAGGTATTCCAGGTACTGGAGATAAGAGCAGAACTCCTTCTCTGAGTGGTGGTTGGTGCCTGTGATGATGAACTGCACTTCCAACTGTGAGAGAGGTCAGACCATCAGACGCAGTTCTCGAACCAAGATTCTGGAATATTGTTATGGTTTATGGCCAAAGAGCCCTAGCATAAAATAAGGCCTGGCCTAGCAGTCTTCCAGTTCAAAAATCCCTCCAGGTACCAACAAAATAGCATGACGCTTCAATAAACTCATAAAGCCCTCCTATGTGGTATAAGCTTCATCCTGGCTCAAACAGGCCCATGGATCCTCActataacatctttttttttttttttaagatttaatttatttattcacgagagacacagagagagtgagagaggcagagacataggcagatggagaagcaggctcctcacagggagcctggtgtgggactcgatccctggacctgggatcacatcctgagctgaaggcagacactcaatcactgagccactcaggcatcccatcactttaacatctttttttttttttttttttaagattttatttatttattcatgaaacacacaaagagagagaggcagagacacaggcagagggagaagcaggctccatgcaaggagcccgatgcgggacttgatccccggaccccaggatcacgccctgggcggaaggcaggcactcaaccgctgagctacccagggattcccacttTAACATCTTAAATGAAACCTGCAAACTTCTCATGAGATCTGGTTCCTTCTAAAATGTTTCTGGGACACCTACTGCCATTTGCCTCTTTTGTTCTCAAGACCTCCAACTTTGCTAAAATTGCTCTCCAGaaaccagagaggaaaagaatcagGCCCACAGGAAAAAAAGCATCATACATATGTGAGTAAGGCAAGAGGATTAGCTGGAATACCTTTTGAACCCTTCTACCACCCACCTTGAGAAGCCGGAAGATCAGCCTCTGGTGCATCTTAGAAAGAACAGGAAATCCCTTCTTATTGGTCAGGAAAATGCTGGTGGGGAGAATGGCTGCTTTGATGGGCTCCCCAAGCCAACGATCAATGACATGATTAGATGGGAGGTCAGCCCCAATTTCAAGAGCTacacaaggaaaaagaaagaccaGTTACCTACTGCTAGGCAAAAAGGCTTTCCTTGCTGTTTTTGTGCAAGATCTGTTTACTCCCTAAGAGCAagacagaatgaggcagagagaaaactGCCCAGCAGCCAAGTATACATGAAActcctgattcttttcttttttaactatatccagctttattaaagatacttttcAAAAGCAATCATAGTGTTTCAGGCAGGATGTGGGCAGATAATCCTAAACAGTATACAACAACTTTCAAACTCCCTTCTTCAATGGACTACTAAAATCAGAGAGCTACTATAAAACACAGTGTGATGCTCTGAATAGGCAAAGTTTCGAATGAGACTTGATAGTTCACCTTTAGCATGCTATTGCTAACAACTTTTCACAAGCCAATCCTGACTTCCAGGAAACCAAATGAGAATGACAGAATTATCAATCTGAAGATTCACAAGCTAAAAAGGGAACTCTTGAAGGATGCCATCTCCATGGTGACACTGCAAAGTCCATATTGCCTGATATACTGGCAACCATGTTTTGGGGTCAGGTTCCAACAGGTCTCTGGGTTTAAGGGAGTCAAGTCCATGTTGAaggtggagaggaagaagaggacgtaaaaaatgaattttattttttctaaggcATCTATGCCAAAGTGCCTAATGTTTTGTCAATATCAAGGAATCCCTCCTCCTGGGAACCAAGAGGAAGTTTTTCAAAACTAGAAGGGTGCTCCCCGCCATCCCTCCCAGTATCAATCTAGCTTTGGAGATATTCTATTAGTGACATATGCCCTTGCCCCAAAACAACAAGTGTTCTGTGTGCTAACAacatagcttttttaaaaaataaaattctgcatttttataaaaattgataaagTAATATCTCAAACTGTAAAGTCACCAGAAGTACACCGTTATCAAAAATGCACACACTTCATCTGGCATCTCTGAAACCCCTGATTCTTATTCACAGGAGGTCAGAGAAGGGAAACCTATCCCAGGGCCCTTGTAGACTTACCCACTGCAATCCTCTTGCTATAGTCACACAAGGTCCTGAAGTTGTGCCACCTGTTCAGGGTgaaatacaggaagaaaaaaaaaaaaaacagtcaaataCATATGCCCACCAATCGCCATAGCTAGAGaagacccccacacacacaacagGCTCTACCCTATACTTCCCCTCCCCGTACCCTTTGCCCTGTATAGCAGCAAAAGGAGACATACCACATCCATGTCTTCTCCTCTCCACTATACTCCTCTGTATGTGTACTTGGTGCATTCTCAATTATATCATCTCTCAGGTCCTCTGGAGCCACCAAGGGTACCCGCATCCAGAACTGCATGTGAACAAGTACCCTATTTAGAACTCTATTTTGAACTCATTGGGTCCAGAAAGCTTCCTTCAATTATCTTGATCCAGATTGCAAGTTAACCCTTTTATATGTTTTTCCCAAGTTCtgattatatgtacatataaactTATCTTGTGTATATCCATATGTAAATATCTGCCCTGTCCTTTATTGCAGCCATAAGTTTCTAGAAATAATTGTACATTCTATGTTTTCTAACCCTCTGCTTACCACTTTTAGATGGTGGTGGCCAGTACTGACATTTCAGTTCTGCCAACTGCACCGTTTACTGAATGGCTAGGAACAAGAAGGTACCTAGCACAGCTTGACTACCATAATATTCAGCAGAAAAAGAAGCCCTCAAGCCATACCATGGACGAGTGGTGGCCAGTGTGGATGTGGTTGGTCAAAACCCTGGCCAAGTTTGTGTTATCTTCCTGATTTAGGGGCAACAGGAAAGCTGGAAGACCCAAATATGCCCCAAAATTCAGCTCCTGTAACATTGCCTGGAAATGGAGATCAAGAAGACATGAAGAGTTAGCAACCCAAATAGGTTTAATTGCATTATATTAGATTTACTAAGTTATGGGAGGAAAAAAACTGCTCTCTGCACCCAGCTAGGTTATGGACCTGATCTCTAGAAAGAGCCAGTGAAGTCAAACAGTCTTACCGCCTCAGAGTTCCTGCGGATCTTCTCCACTTTTGAGTCTGGACGAATCCATGGAGAAAGCTTTCCCACAATTAGCGTATTCCAGTCTGCACTCCCCCCATCCAAGAAAGACAAAACTATATGAGGTTCAGTGCTTTACTTGTTCAATTTCTAATTCTTAACAGGGAATAGAGAGTAGAGATGAGAAACAAAGACTTTTTCTATCACAGATGTGGGATAGCCTGATGCAGAATAGAGTAAGGCTTTTTAGCAGGTAAGCAAGGAGAAAACAAGAGTTATCTATGTCCCAGGACTAACCAATATATCCAAGTCAGGAAAGGAGGAGAATGAGGGCACTGTTAAAGCAGAAGTTGTTATTGCCTCTAATAATTAAGGGGCATATGGGATGGTCCCTACCCCTTCCTGACAGCAGTAGGTCTGATCGTGTCTGGGGGCCCGGCCGATTCTTAGCAGGTTCCTGAGTGAACTCCCTCTTGAAACGCGGGTGGAAGACAGGCATGCAGAGGAAATCAAACCTACAACCGCGACAGACCCAGAATCGTCATGTAAAGAGAGCAGCAGTGCCCAGAGATCCAAGCAACTGGATTAGGCTATCTCAATTCTGCACAACCCTTTCTGCTGCCATCAGTCACCCGACTGGACTGCTGAGTTCAGCCTGCCTTGGGGCATGTTACTTCCGCtgcactgtgcctcagtttctccccaaAACACAagcatggaaaaggaaaaaagataaaaatccacGCCAAGTGGCTTTTCTACTCTGTTGTCACCGGTTTTCCAAGACTGTCACATCCAGATTTGCCTCAGTACCGCCCATGCTTCCCCCCAaggtttctcttctctccctagCCCCTAACACTCTCTCCCATTCTCAGACTATAATCCCGCTCTCCAGGGCCCTGGAGGTCTGTAGTCCTCTTTTTGAGTTTACCTGACAACTCCCCTGACTTTGGGGCTCAGTGGCCACACGCCCCagcaagtttttttgtttgtttttctttgtttgtttgtttgtttgtttgtttcacgCTCCAGGGCCTAAGgcttccccatcctcccccaaGGAGTAATGGTTTCTCCCGCCCTAATCTTACCCACTCCgaccccctcacccctgcctttCGGGGATGACTAGTCTGTCCCTCTTCGTCCCCGAGTTCGGAGCCCGCATTCCGCTTGCGGAGGTCTGGACCCTCACCCCTGCTTGGCCACAGCCCCCAAAGTGTCAGCTATTTCGGGCACGCAGTTCAGGTCCCTCCCGCTGGACACGCGGCTCCCACCGGCACCTCCGACCGCCATCGCCGCCATCTTTTCCCTCGCGCCGTCCACGCCGGGATGCCTTGATATTAGCAGCCAATCACAAAGCCAGAAAAAAGCCCCCGGAAGGCGGAATGAGTCGTCCTAACAACCAGAGCGTCTGCCACTGCTCCGGAGCGGGAGGCCgaggggtggggagtggctcTTTCCGCCAATCCGCTGGCTGCGCCCGTGACGTACGACGTGGCTCCGTAAGATCCACCAATCTCGGGATGTAGTTTTCGACGAACTTCAATCTCCCATGATGCGCCTGTGTTCGTAGAACTCCGTTGGGGGACTACGCGTCCCATGAAACCCTGCAGCATAAGCTTGAACTATCATCACTGAGCCGAGAGCAATTGTCTCCGGGCCAGTGGCGCAATGGATAACGCGTCTGACTACGGATCAGAAGATTCCAGGTTCGACTCCTGGCTGGCTCGAGTGAGACCGGTGGTTTCCTTATTGCACCTCACGCAACATGGCCTTAGACAGCGTCTTTTAGGTCTACCCCTTTCCTTACACTTTGGGAAGTTTGCTTCGTAACTTTTCACACCTTCATTTTTCAAGTCTTATTTTGGTTGAGTTCTGCAGCCATCTTATGTCGGCTTTTCCTGTTACCTAATTCAGAGATGGTTCTTGTGTCACTGCTCGGGTCCGTCTAAACTGAGAGAACTGAGTTAATGGCTGCTGCTCTTAAAATGGGCTTTGTATGGACCTTAGTGTATTTACAAATAGATTATGACAACTAAGCCACTAATTCCTCAGGTTCTATATCTCAGACACAAAAGgtacacacgcgcgcgcgcgcacacacaacACTCATGGTGAGGAGTCATGAACTGCCTGGAGGAGGGCTGGGAAAACATATCTACATTCTTGTAGAGGCGTGGAACGGAAGGAGAGGAATGAAGCAAGGAAAAACACGGAGAGAAAGGGAATACCTGGAAGCAGGCAGCCCAGAGGTGTTGAGGGCCTGGCAGCGGGGATCGAAAGAGAACACATTACAGAAGGCCCGAAGAAAGCGGCATTGACAGAACTGCGGGGCTGCTAGGCAGGGAGCCACAAGAAAGAGGAGTCTCGGTTCTGGCCTCTCTGTGagtgaaacaagaaagaaaagtgggTTAAGGGACAATCAGTTCGGCTTGCAAATGAATTAATTGGACGCCTAGGGGGCGCTGTGTAATAGAGAGTTGGATGAACAGTGTTATGACCTGATGAGATTTGGAAATGGCCAGAAGAGAGGTAGCGACCTCGAAGTAAAGAGTGACCTAGACTGAATGAGATCATCCGGGCCAGTCAGGGACAAGGTCCTTGGAAACACGGAAACGGTGTGGATAGGATAAGAGCCCTGGGTGCAATGTAAGAGCTCCAGAAGGATGAAAGTCCAAAAAGCCAAACAACGAAGAAAATGCTTATGAAGCCTAATGGGGTTGTCTCATCTTAATCTTCAGTTGATTTTTGCAGATATTACTACAACAACAACTATTATTACtagactttatttcttaaaacagttttagatttacagaaaaactgcAGGTAGAATGCGGAGTTTCCATCTGCCTCCCCACAGGTTTCTCTGttattaacatctttttttttttttaagattttatgtatttattcatgagagacacagagaggcagagacacaggcagagggaagcaggctccgtgcagggagcccgacgtgggactcgatccgaggtctccaggatcatgccctgggctgaccgcggtaaactgctgagccaccagggctaccctgtTATTAACATCTTAGCATGTatggtacatttattacaattcatgagccaatattgatacattattattaattaaagtctATAGTTTATTCAGAATTCCTTATTAATTACCTACTGTCCTCTTCCTGTTCCAAGATCCTATCCAGGATACCATATTACATATAGTTGCCATGTCTCCTAGGCTCCTCTGGGGTATTCAGTTTCTCAGTCGTTCCTTGTTTTTCATGGCCTTGCTAATTTTGAGAAGTACTGGTCAGGCATACTATAGAATGCCCATCTGTTCAAATTTGTCTGCTTGTTTTCTCATGATTGACCGGGATTATGGTTTTGGGGAGGAAGATAACAGAggtaaaatgtcattttcataaCATCAACATATAGTATCAACATAATTTAAGACTATTGATGTTGACATTTCTCACCTGGCAAATGTAGTGTTTATTAGGCTTCTCCATTATAAGATtacactctccccacccccttccatcCTATGCTCATTGGAAGGAAGTCACCATTTGTGTCCCACACTTAAGGAGTAGGGAGTTATGCTGACTTTCCTTTAGGTGGAGTGTCAACAACATTTATTTGGATTCCTCCCTGCAGGTCTTATGTGTAGGTAGTTGTCTACAGGAAGTGGGTCAGTGCTCTAACCAACATTTTAAGTGGTAAAAAAGAGTTTTGAGGAGGTCTGCTTGTTCTCTGCCCCATCTGTGTCCAACCAAACTCTACATTCAGAGAAGACTTATTGGATGTTGTTTCTTCTTCAGAAGCTAATTATCTGGGTTGTGGTCCATCTGTGCTCCAGGCATCTTCCTCCTGATGTCAAGCTGGTGGCTGTTCGGTTGATTGTTAACTAACCCATCCATGGGtaagaggcagagaggaaaatCTATGAAACAGTAATGTCAGTTTTGCCATtgattaaaatgattttcaaaagaaacttGTGCAAAAAAGAGCCTGGAATTTCTGACTGGTCTTAAAATAATTCCACATGGGCTGAATGTCATTTGTCTGTGatgtctttgttttttcattcaaaatggcCTCAGCTCTATGGCAAGCATGATGCCAGTTCCCAATAATTGTGTACCACATTGCTCCCTGCCTTTCCTACAGCATTTTcctgtgacttaaaaaaaacagcagataccATGGATCTGCTTATATGagccagagagaagcagaaatggagtgaaaaagaaatagagcacCTTGTGAAGGACTTGGCCCTAAGCATAAAGTCAAGAGTTGATAAAGTCTGTCTTCtgttctgcctccctcttctctgccctccATGCTGAACTCTCATACACAGAAGCATATAAGTCGCCTATGGGAGGTCTAATGGATGCAAGCCTTTGCTGAGATGAAAAGGTAGGGAGGTAGTAGGACAGAGGGACAAATACCCTGGGTGAGAAATTATGTTACTTTCTCCAACAGGAGCCAGTGACCAGCAGGCAGAGCATTGGAAACTTTTCTGGAAAGGAAAGAGTATCCTCCCACAGATAATTCTCCCCTggcccctgcacacacacacacacacacacacacacacacacacacacccctcacatTCCTCACCTCCAGGCCCAATTCTTTTACCTGATCCTGTTTTTGTGACCTTGTTGAGACACCTCCAGCCCATTGTAAACACTCCCTTCATCTCTGGTTCTCGCTCCTCCCTCAGCACTTGCCTTCCTCCCCAGCACCCCTTCACTCACCTCTGTGCCTGCCCAGCCAGCTACTATCTTCACCACCAAAATAATGGCCCGTTTGACCCTCCTACTGCTCCAAATTGCTTCTGGACAATAAAGGCTGTCTTGCAGCTACAAAAGTGGCAGAGTTACTGAGGCAAAATAATCTGTGCCGATTTGCATTCTCTTCCTTGTCAGCTCTATTATACAGTGTTTATCTGtcaaaatgaatagaaagtaGAAACTGTTCTGGAACATAGGAAAAGATGGAAAACTACCCAATTTGTTTACGAAGCCAGAGTATATTCAATACCAAAACCTGTCAGAAATAGCATtccccttcccccaaaaaaaccctACAGACCAATCTcacaaatataaaagtaaaaatcctaaaatatttaaagattaacACGTAAAAGCCAGCAGTAtactaatataataattatatactgAAACCAATTAGGGTTTAATCTTGGGACTTAAGACAAGATTAAGTATTAGGAAATTTACTTACATAAAAGGTCgaaaataaatcaaacaataaaaacatttcatcatttttaacagTCACCAAAGAGAACATGGCAAGTCAATTCTGTTTGCTATAAACACTCCTAGTAGGGAttcctgggggggctcagtggctcagcagttgagccgttgagcatctgcctttggctcagggtgtgatcctggggcctagggatcgagtcccatgtggggcttcctgcagagagcctgcttctccttctgcctatgtctctgtctctcatgaataaataaataaaatctttaaaaaaacctacaCTCTTAATAGTATTAATATTCTTCATATATAAACACATGTACATATCAACAATTTATGTAAAAACAAGTATGTGTAGTCTCATCACTGTGTTATATATTATTCTGAAAAATCAAATACAATAGGCTGGAAATCTTAAAAAGGGATTGTAACTTTTGGAAAGAGACAAATTActcactgtttgcagatgatataagtGTATACATAGAGAATCCatgaaaatcaattttaaaatgatgagaaTAAATAATGGAATTCAGAAAAGTCACTTGGTACAACACAAATATAGTACAAATCTGTAGCCTTTTAAATGCTGAGAATAACcagacagaagaaataaatagtaaaagCATCCCAATAACATGATAACTAAGATCACGGACtatggggtgcctgcgtggctcagtcagttaagtatctgccttcaactcaggtcatgaccccagggtcctgggataaaccCCCACAtggaggcctgcattgggctctctcctctgaggggaacctgcttctgcctctccctctgcctgtcactctccctacctgtgctttctctctctctctgtcaaataaataaaaatcttaaaaaataataataattttaaaaaaagattatggacTGTGGAGCCAGATGGAAAGAGGTTAAAGTTCTGCTCATCCATTTATTAACTACATAAACATAACCTCTCTGGCCTCatattcctcatctataaaatgggaatgtaaATAGTAGTTCTTATCTCATAAAGCTGTTAGGAGGATTAGTTAagtttaaattagttaaaatagtAAAGCATTGAGAACCTACCCTGCACATAATAAGCCTTCAATACTGTGATTAGTTTTTTCCCCAttcaaaatggtaataataaaaaaaaaatggtaataataacgTTGCATAAAATACTTAACCGGAACCTTAGAAATGTGCGGAACctataaaaaattacaaagttttGCCGAGAGATACAatgaaagacaggaaaaaaaatgaagcgaCAAgccatgttcttaaaaaaaaaaaaaagaaaaaaaaaagaatctcataaagatgtcaattctcacCAAATTAATTTCTTGCTTTTACAACATTCAATCGCAACTCTAATGGAATCTTTTGTTACTTGATAAAATGATTCTACTGTTCATCTGTAATAAAAATCAGACAAGAATAGCAAGGAAAAttcaaaaaaaggagagaaaggaaaaggaattgaCTCTGTGTTTTACCTTACACCctttatgaatataaataatgggCCACAACGTGCAGTTGATGTAAGAATAGAGAGAACAAAAGGGCTGAGTCAGTAGCCCAGAAACAGACCAGTtgtttgtgtatatgtttgtgattaaatatatgattcttttaaaaaatattttatttatttattcaagaaagacatacaaagagaggcaaagacataggtagaggaagaggaaggctccctatggggagcccgatgtgagactcgatcccaggaccccaggatcatgccctgagccaaaggcagacactcaatcactgagccaccaaggtccctatgtgatttcatttataagaaTAAAACCAGCTAACACATAGTAAGCTCTTATTTTGTGACAGGTTCTTTGAAAAACACTCTACATTCACAAGAACCCTGTGAGATAAGAG of the Canis lupus baileyi chromosome 9, mCanLup2.hap1, whole genome shotgun sequence genome contains:
- the PRMT5 gene encoding protein arginine N-methyltransferase 5 isoform X2 codes for the protein MAAMAVGGAGGSRVSSGRDLNCVPEIADTLGAVAKQGFDFLCMPVFHPRFKREFTQEPAKNRPGPQTRSDLLLSGRDWNTLIVGKLSPWIRPDSKVEKIRRNSEAAMLQELNFGAYLGLPAFLLPLNQEDNTNLARVLTNHIHTGHHSSMFWMRVPLVAPEDLRDDIIENAPSTHTEEYSGEEKTWMWWHNFRTLCDYSKRIAVALEIGADLPSNHVIDRWLGEPIKAAILPTSIFLTNKKGFPVLSKMHQRLIFRLLKLEVQFIITGTNHHSEKEFCSYLQYLEYLSQNRPPPNAYELFAKGYEDYLQSPLQPLMDNLESQTYEVFEKDPIKYSQYQQAIYKCLLDRVPDEEKDTNIQVLMVLGAGRGPLVNASLRAAKQADRRIKLYAVEKNPNAVVTLENWQFEEWGSQVTVVSSDMREWVAPEKADIIVSELLGSFADNELSPECLDGAQHFLKDDGVSIPGEYTSFLAPISSSKLYNEVRACREKDRDPEAQFEMPYVVRLHNFHQLSAPQPCFTFSHPNRDPMIDNNRYCTLEFPVEVNTVLHGFAGYFETVLYQDITLSIRPETHSPGMFSWFPILFPIKQPITVREGQTICVRFWRCSNSKKVWYEWAVTAPVCSAIHNPTGRSYTIGL
- the PRMT5 gene encoding protein arginine N-methyltransferase 5 isoform X1 encodes the protein MAAMAVGGAGGSRVSSGRDLNCVPEIADTLGAVAKQGFDFLCMPVFHPRFKREFTQEPAKNRPGPQTRSDLLLSGRVLSFLDGGSADWNTLIVGKLSPWIRPDSKVEKIRRNSEAAMLQELNFGAYLGLPAFLLPLNQEDNTNLARVLTNHIHTGHHSSMFWMRVPLVAPEDLRDDIIENAPSTHTEEYSGEEKTWMWWHNFRTLCDYSKRIAVALEIGADLPSNHVIDRWLGEPIKAAILPTSIFLTNKKGFPVLSKMHQRLIFRLLKLEVQFIITGTNHHSEKEFCSYLQYLEYLSQNRPPPNAYELFAKGYEDYLQSPLQPLMDNLESQTYEVFEKDPIKYSQYQQAIYKCLLDRVPDEEKDTNIQVLMVLGAGRGPLVNASLRAAKQADRRIKLYAVEKNPNAVVTLENWQFEEWGSQVTVVSSDMREWVAPEKADIIVSELLGSFADNELSPECLDGAQHFLKDDGVSIPGEYTSFLAPISSSKLYNEVRACREKDRDPEAQFEMPYVVRLHNFHQLSAPQPCFTFSHPNRDPMIDNNRYCTLEFPVEVNTVLHGFAGYFETVLYQDITLSIRPETHSPGMFSWFPILFPIKQPITVREGQTICVRFWRCSNSKKVWYEWAVTAPVCSAIHNPTGRSYTIGL
- the PRMT5 gene encoding protein arginine N-methyltransferase 5 isoform X5 is translated as MLQELNFGAYLGLPAFLLPLNQEDNTNLARVLTNHIHTGHHSSMFWMRVPLVAPEDLRDDIIENAPSTHTEEYSGEEKTWMWWHNFRTLCDYSKRIAVALEIGADLPSNHVIDRWLGEPIKAAILPTSIFLTNKKGFPVLSKMHQRLIFRLLKLEVQFIITGTNHHSEKEFCSYLQYLEYLSQNRPPPNAYELFAKGYEDYLQSPLQPLMDNLESQTYEVFEKDPIKYSQYQQAIYKCLLDRVPDEEKDTNIQVLMVLGAGRGPLVNASLRAAKQADRRIKLYAVEKNPNAVVTLENWQFEEWGSQVTVVSSDMREWVAPEKADIIVSELLGSFADNELSPECLDGAQHFLKDDGVSIPGEYTSFLAPISSSKLYNEVRACREKDRDPEAQFEMPYVVRLHNFHQLSAPQPCFTFSHPNRDPMIDNNRYCTLEFPVEVNTVLHGFAGYFETVLYQDITLSIRPETHSPGMFSWFPILFPIKQPITVREGQTICVRFWRCSNSKKVWYEWAVTAPVCSAIHNPTGRSYTIGL